The Bacillota bacterium DNA segment CTCGCGTTCTCGTCCACCGTTGCTCCCCCGCGCGTGGTCGCCGTCGCTTGCGTTCTCACACCCATCAATCCATCGCCTCCCTGACAAGTCGCAGGAACTCCTCGTCGGTGACTCCGCTTCCCCGCGCCTCTGCCACGATCTCCGAAAGCCGCTCCCGGAGGGATCGCACTCGAATCTCCTTCAGGCGCCCCGCGTCCAAATCCGCCACGAACGAGCCCAAGCCCGCCCGCGTCACTATGATCCCCTCCGCCTCGAGCTCCGCGTAGGCTCTCTTCGTCGTTATCACGCTCGTTCCCACCTGCTCAGCGAGCTGACGAATTGACGGCAGGCTTCCGCCCGCCGCAAGCTCGCCTGACAGCACTTTCTCTCTTATCTGGTCCACTATTTGCTTGTACAAGGGCACGGGGTTGTTGTATGAGATGGCTATGTGCATCGCTTCACGCTCTGTGTATATCGTCTATACACAGTATAGACACACTGCTGGCAGAAGTCAATAGTGGAACGGACGTTGGTGGGGAGCCGTTGCTTCGAGGTTGAGGCGCTGCTTTGATACTTCTGTGCTTTGATGCTTCTGATCGAGCCGACTCGAGTCGACTCGAGATGCCCAGCACACTTGATTGAGCGCAAGGCGGTGCGAAGCCCGTCAAGCCCGGTCCTGAACGTCAAGCGCCTTCACGAATGTCAAGCACCTTCACGCCGTACGGTTCCAGAGCGAGTTCGAGCGAACAGAGATCACTTCCGCGCACGCTCGCAGGGCATGGAGACAACTGTCCCCTCAGGGCCCGCATGACGTACACGGCTTCATGGTCTATGCCCGCAAGACGGCCGCCAGGCGCTGCCAACTTCGTGCGGACCAGTTCGCCTGTGAAGTTGAGCGCCACCAGGACACGACTGCGACCGTGCTCCCTGTAATAGGCAAGACCGGCGTCTTCCCTGGTCATGTCGAGGAAAGTGAGCGATCCGCGCCGCAGGGCGGGAGTGTGCCGCCTCATGTTGCACAGATCCCTGTACATGGCGATAACGACAGGGTCACCGGCTTCCCATCGAATCTTGAAGGGATCGAACAGCGACGGCCTCTCCTCTTCGCCTATCTCCTGCCCATTGTATATGAGAGGAATCCCGTCAAGGGTGAAAAGGCAGGTCGCCGCGACCTCGTAGCCCCTGCGCCCGAGCGTATGCATCGCCCGAAGCTGGTCATGGTTTTCGAGGTAGCGTAACCTCAACGAGTCCATCGGGAACGAACGTCGGTCGTTTTCTATCAAGTCCTTGACCGCTCTGGCTGGGAGCCCGCTTGACAGGACCTGTTCAAGGATCTTGGGAAGAGTCTCCTCGTAAGTGACGTCGAAGGCGGCCGCATTGTGAGCCGGCTCGTGCGACTCCGCCAGCAGGAGCGCGTCGGGTTTGACAGCCTTCAGAGCCCGCCTCGCCGCCCTCCAGAAGTCCGTGGGCACGAGCGCCGCCACGTCGCACCGGTACCCGTCTATGTCGAACTCCTCCACGTAGTGGCGCATAACCTTAATCATGTAGCCCCGTAGCTCGGCGCTGGTGTAGTCGAAGGCGACCACGTCATCCCAGCCGAATCCCGCACATTGGATGTTGCCGTGCGCGTCCCTCCGATACCACTCGGGGTGCGCCACGGTCAGGGGGCAATCGAGCGCGCTGTGATTGGCGACGAAGTCCATGATGACCCGAATGCCGTGGTCGTGCGCGGTCCTCACGAGCCGGCTGAGGTCCTCCGGAGTCCCAAGGTCAGGGTGTATGCTCAGGTAATCGTAGATGGCGTATGGGCTTCCGAGACTCCCTTTTCGTCCGCGCCTACCGATATCGTGAATCGGCATGAGCCAAATGCACGTGGCACCCAGGTCCGCGATACGGGGGATCCCCCTCGTCACGCCCTCGAGGTTGCCTTCATCGCTGAAGACCCGCGGAAACACCTCATAGATCACGGCATCGCGCACCCAGTCAGGGCTTGTGACCGCCTTGAACCTTCCGAATCCGCAGGCCTCCTGCCGCGGCGCCGGAGTGCGCACCTCCCCGCCTGGCGCGACTTCCACCACGGAGTTCACCGTGCCGTGCTCGTTGAGCATCATGCACGGGTTGTGCGGATCGCGCGTCCACTCTCCGTCCACGACGAACTTGTACTCGTGCGCTCCCTCTCCCAACGGAACGACGGTCTCCCACA contains these protein-coding regions:
- a CDS encoding GntR family transcriptional regulator — protein: MHIAISYNNPVPLYKQIVDQIREKVLSGELAAGGSLPSIRQLAEQVGTSVITTKRAYAELEAEGIIVTRAGLGSFVADLDAGRLKEIRVRSLRERLSEIVAEARGSGVTDEEFLRLVREAMD
- a CDS encoding alpha-amylase family glycosyl hydrolase, whose amino-acid sequence is MGEVFEGLGPARASRGVKFRYFNPRASRAYIAGEFNNWQATDWEMCRHSNGVWETVVPLGEGAHEYKFVVDGEWTRDPHNPCMMLNEHGTVNSVVEVAPGGEVRTPAPRQEACGFGRFKAVTSPDWVRDAVIYEVFPRVFSDEGNLEGVTRGIPRIADLGATCIWLMPIHDIGRRGRKGSLGSPYAIYDYLSIHPDLGTPEDLSRLVRTAHDHGIRVIMDFVANHSALDCPLTVAHPEWYRRDAHGNIQCAGFGWDDVVAFDYTSAELRGYMIKVMRHYVEEFDIDGYRCDVAALVPTDFWRAARRALKAVKPDALLLAESHEPAHNAAAFDVTYEETLPKILEQVLSSGLPARAVKDLIENDRRSFPMDSLRLRYLENHDQLRAMHTLGRRGYEVAATCLFTLDGIPLIYNGQEIGEEERPSLFDPFKIRWEAGDPVVIAMYRDLCNMRRHTPALRRGSLTFLDMTREDAGLAYYREHGRSRVLVALNFTGELVRTKLAAPGGRLAGIDHEAVYVMRALRGQLSPCPASVRGSDLCSLELALEPYGVKVLDIREGA